In Mangifera indica cultivar Alphonso chromosome 7, CATAS_Mindica_2.1, whole genome shotgun sequence, the genomic window TGTGGCATTTGAAACTTTGTTTGGCTTTGATTCTCTTTATATACAAACAGTCTTTAACTATGCACTCAAAAAACCAGGAAATCTAAAAGGAAAATggtaagaaaaattattagaagtCTTGTGTGGGTTATTAACAGATGGAAAAGTAGGTCTCCTATAAAGCTCATGAAGATCAATGCACATGATCATGATATACATTGACACTCATAATCCCATAACCCCGATGGGGCACTATAATGTACAAACTGTGAGATTTCATTGTTGGTCTATTTGTCCAATAATCCCCCAAAGAGGAATAGTGATGTATCGACACGACGCCTTTCATGCAGAAGCTGCTCTGTTTTCACAACAGGTTTGACAGTTTGTGGTTCCTTGTCCGGAAATGGGAATGAAAGGGAAAGGGAAAGAGATGCAGACACATCCTCCTCCTTTCCCGTATCAGCCAACTTATCCCGAGGGTTGTCCTGGTTATTATTTTTGTCTACTGATCCAACAAAGAAAGGAAGCATTCGCTTATTTGGTGGTTTCTTCTCTGCCCCTAAAGCAAGCTCAAGATTTGGAAACCCATCATGAAATTGATCCTCATCCTTTGATGTGCGTTCTTTCCATGTCATGTGGTTAGAGCCCAACCGAAAATCTTTTACATGAGGATCCACAGGAAAGAAGTACCTCTCTGTAGTTCCCAAGTCCTCAGGAATAACTTTTTCGTCACATAGAACATCACATCTCTTATCTTCAACTGACGAACTGGGATGCAGATCATCTCTGTGTGATGAAAATCCATCACTAAAAGAATCTCTATCTCTGGAACTAGATCCATAAGTTCCACTAAAACATATCTTTGGCTTCTTACTAGTACTTTCTCCATCTCCAAATGCTTCTTTCCAAGTCATTTTTTGACTTGTGTATGAATTTTCTGACAGAGTCTCTCTTAGATCTAAGTGTGGACGTTTATGGTGACTAGACTGCTGACAGTTGAGCACTTTGAAGTTCAGGTTTCTACCCAATGCAGTTTCCGGGTCTATATACCCATCATCATCTTTCAAGCTCCTTTCAAGGTCAACTTGATTTCTGCCCCCTATCATTAAACCTGGCATCTTCTCAGAAACAACTGTCACCTCATCACCTACAGggagaatttttaattttgaactcTCTTCTCCAAAAAATGGAGCACCTCCATGCATTTCTGTCTTCTCAACTTTGTTCGAACTGatataagttttaatttcttcaagaGATCGTTTGAGCTCTGAGCCCTGCCCGCACACTGGCAGTTCTTCCTGCAATTTAACcaataaatatcaatatgcATTGTAAAGGAAGTGGCTGCAAGGCTTTAAACAATAACTTTCTGGGTTTTTTCAAGAGCAGCTGCTCCCTAAACCAAGGTTTCCTAAGAATTTTGAACTTAAAACAAAGTTTCAATGAAAACCCTTATTCTCTACAAATGGAATAAATCACTAAAAAACCTCAAGAAGCTTTTAGAATTTAACACAATCAAACAACACAAACAAATCTAATGCCAAGTGctctattataaattaatgtaaGTTTTAATCTGTCCAAAACAATAAACATAAACAATTCAAAAATCTTGCAGATAAGTATTGAGTTGTGAAATAGATGATAAAGAAATGTGAGAGACAATAAATGAGAGATAAAGGTcttaattgttgttttatcaaGGGGGTACTTTGATGTtgtccttttgtttttttgtggTCAATACATAAGACAAATTTGAGTGGTTATTTTGCTTAACACCCCCCAACCAAGCTCATCTCATCTCGTTCTAATTATTCTTAGAAAGTTATTTTGCAAATTGTCTTGTATTACCAGGGTTTTCTTTAATTGGATATTGACATGAACAACTTTaagaaataatatgatattgaaAAGATACTCTACATTCATTTTCagaattgattattaaattaatgataaaaaagcAACCTGAAACAGTTACAAGTCTTAGCTCAagaaataaatgattatttccaaACTACATCAACCCTAAACAAGAACTTATTCTCTTCAGTCTGAGTGTCtgtaaaacatgtatttcaCAGAAATCCCATCAATGTCAGATTCGATATGAACATACACCACAAACAAGGGCATGGATATAAAAACCAAGCAATTATATGAAGCAACAATCATTATGTATTTGACATCTTGTTTGTCAATCTAAACAAGCAGAGGTAAATAAACATTACCAGAGGAGGGGTGGTGCATCTCATTTCCTGGGACAATTGAGTAGCCATTGCAGTCCTTGACGTAAATCCAAAGTCAAGTCCATCCCGTTGCTGAGACTGGGCTTGTGAACCCAAAGATGTCTGTTCATCACAAGATACCTTGTTATTGCATTCCCCATTTACTGCAACACCTGTCATGTAGGGACAACTGAATGCTGGGGCTAAGTCATGAGAACTATCAGAAGCAGGtgaatctttatctttatctacATGTTCCGGTAGACATGGGTTCTGAGACAAAGATCTGACATCAGAGGGGACATCTCTCTCCAGGGGAACCATATTCAAGCCACTGATAGTACTTGAATTTTTTGAGGCATCGGAGCAACCCACTTTCCTTGCCCTGAATACACCCCAAAGGAAAAATAGCAAATTCCAGCCTGccaaaaaaaaatgtgatttattcTGTTGTATATCACAAAAAAACCTCACCAATGGAGGTATagtatattaaataataatattgcaCATGATGCACATATCAAAACTACAGAGTTTGTAATCTCATAAGCATGGTGACCAGGAAGACAAATTTCTTAGTGCAAGCCTCAATTTGCATTGGAAAGACATATTGTGGCCTCACTGTAGGGTCCAGCACACTAAACTAACTAAATTAAACTGGGTGCTTCTAAGAGAACTTTAAGTACTAATTCTTACGCTGACAGTTCTCAGGAAGCTGGCTAGATGGGAAAATCAGGAGTTCAACACCATCTAGGTCTCCCTTCAGAGCTAAATCATTCTTCATCATGCTATCCACCAGACACTTATAGTTTCTCTCATAGCTGTAGCAGAATTAAACAAAAACTTAGAAAGTAGAGaacaacatataataaaaaacacccACAATAGTGTTGTTGATTGAAAGTTAAAATAAGTTATCATGTGCTTACCTCTCATGATCCTTGGCAAAGAAGTAAAGAGCAATATTATCTTCTTTTGCACCACTTTCATGAAACTTCGCTGGCCATGTGCTCAAGCGAGGTTCTTCGTGCAATTGAATTTTCTGGGGAAATTTGTTCACCATTTCAAGAACTTTAGGTGACGCGTAAGATGATAGGTGTGCTTGAATTCCACCACATAAATCTGAAACTTTTCCCCCCCTATGTACCTCAAATCCCCCCCTGCATTTATTCAAAAGAAGTTAAAGTAATTGAAATTTCAAGAAGCAAGATACAACCACCATAGAATCATATATAGGAAAACAAAACAAGACAAATGCATCATCTCTCATGAATGAAGATAAGGATTTAAGATGGTTAGAGAATCTCACTGCCAAATGTATTCACGCTCTGGGATGGCTGACACATTTAAGAGAATAGACGATGCTGCCAAAGCATGACCAGACAAGTCCCTCATTGAAGCCTTTCCAAGAGAAGCAGTAGAACTTGGATCCCCAACTATCAAATCAGAGGAATTGGCACCAAACTGTTTGGTATGATTGATAGTTGATTGTTTGTAAAAGTCAGAGGAACAGTTTTGGATATTGATTTGTGCTTCACGTGTTTCTTCTAAAGAAATCATATTCTTCATCTTATTTGAAACTGATGATTGCTCTTGAGAAGCTCTTTCACAATCCAAATCCACACTTGCCATGCACAACCCATCTGATTGATCAGTCACTCTATTCCTTCCATATGATACAGGCAGCTTATGCATGGCAGCCTCAATGGCAGCTTTCAACTTGTTACCTTTGATCATCCCCTCCCTAGGATTTTTTCTAGCAGGTACATCAATGCCAGAAACCTGTGGACAACTTTCCAAATTATGACCCATTTCTTTGCACTTTTGACATGTGACGCCTTTTGAACCAGTAGTAAGAGTAGGCCCTGTAAGACTAACACTTTCACCCTGAGTTGTTGATTCCAATGATCGAGGTAGACCATCTTGCAGAATTTCTTCAACATTATTTGATGGCCTATCGGCAGTCCAAGAAGAACTGGATGCAGGCTCATCCTTGGGGATAATAAGGTTTGGCTTCTGTTCAGCAGAACTGGATATTCCATTCATAGATGAAGCCCCGACTGCATTGTTCCAACAACAAAACAATCTCTTAATTTGCACAaaccaaaatacaaaaaaaggAAACCTAATGTCTAAGAAAATACAAGACAACAGTGAGCATTAAAAAAAAGCAATAGCATGATCTTTCTTCAACAAAGGGCATACCTGGAGAAGCAGGAACTTCTGCACCTCTACGTGCTAGATTGCTGTTTGACTTTGACAACATACTTACTTTTCCTTCAGATTTCACAATCTTTGACTCACGGTTGTTGCCTGCAGAGGAAAGAGGCACCGATTCACCATGAGATATGAGCTTTTGACCAACCTTGGGTGTTGGGACAGCAGCACTAGCAGTCGCCAAACCAGTATGAGATTTCTCCAACTTCAACATATTTTTCTTGTCAAATACATTACGCTCTTTCACTTGTTTTAGTCCTTTAAGTTCCTGAGACAATCGAGGTGAAAGGGCTCTAAATTTTGATTCACTAGTACTTGTACGGCCAAAATTTGTAGATTTAAATGACTGCGATTTGATCATGGCTCTAGAAAATCCTTCTTTCATATCAAGAGCTGGTTGCTCTCTGCTCCCTTTCTGTTTTTGAGGAACAACTTCAGCAACAACTTTCACTTTTGGCTTGGAATTCAAGGTGCTGAATGAATTGGATTTTAATAAGGTAcctaaacaataaaaaacaagaatCACCACTCAATATTACACAAATAGATCACAACGAAAAGAGCATTTTGATATTGCACATATAATGAGTTAAGAAAacctttaaaaaactaaagaaaagaTTTGGTGCCAGCAGAAAGACGTATACCCTTGGGTGTCTGAAGCAGTGGACCTGTAGGAGAACGCGCAGTCTCTGAGATATCATTGCTGGAAACATTAACAAAAGATGCTGGCTTTATTTTCCCCTTATCTATGCTTTTGAATGAACTATCCCGTGATAAAGCAGCTGTTCTGGTAGGGTTGGATGATTTTGCTGGTCCTAGACTTGTTTCAACAGCCAGCCTTTTAGCTGTCACAGCAGGCTCTAGATTTTCAGCTTGTCTCTTACCAAAGCTTTGTGTAGCtattttgtttgttcttttacCTTCCAtatctaaaactttaaaataggATTTCACAAATCAGAGAATAAAGTGCTCATGTGTCTCAATATCGATTTTTTACTCAAAACccaatatttatttcaattttaccTACCTTGCTTCTGGTTTTCAGTTTCCTCTGCAAATGTGCATTCTTCACATAGCCATTCACCTTCAGGAAGTTTTTGAAGCATTTCTTTCATGCAATAGCTTTTATAAATAGCAAAAACAATATTAAGACTCAATCTGTAATATCAACTACTAAAATTAGCTATATGCAATAAAGATAAGAGACAGCATATACTTACGTGTGCTCTGCCCCATCACTGCATTTACTACAAATAGCAAGCAAATCTTCTCGTCCTGCATCCCCACAGATATCACATACTTTTACCTGTTTCAAACAAAAGAATGTGTTCAGCAAGtatattcattttctataacttcaattataaaaaagaatacaGGAAAACAACTTAAAATGAATACCAGTGGTCGTTCAAGGCTAAAAATAGACCAGGCGTCAACTGAAGGCAACCAGAATCCATTTAAACAAAAGCAAACAAGAACATACTAGAGGTCACTGGTATTGCATACATATATTCCaagttacttttttttctttacaaataACAGAAAAAGTGAAAGCATCATTTACTCACATCTTGTTCTATAAGGTCTGACTCTTCACTCTCATTCCCAGACAATGCTTGTAGAGGAGGCTGCATGTAATCATTAAACTTCAAATGATGTTCATCATGCCCTGAAATTTTAAACGCTTTATCAGGAGGTTCCCCACTATCGTTCTCAACTTCAGCTTCTGACTTTAGAGATATTTTTGTTGAGTATTCAGGAAAGCCTCCAATAAGCAACTTATCACCATGAGAATGAGAAAATGGACTTTGAACCTTCGGAGAAGCACAACCAGTATCAGCCTTTTTTTCTGAATCAAAATCTGAGCTTAATTTCTGGGAAAATGGTGTCTTTGCAGATGCTTCAGGACCTAAACTACAATCTAAATCTGGACCATGAGATAAATTCTTAATGTCTACATATCCGTCATCGTGAATGACTGCTGTATTGGCATCATTGGCTCTACTAACACTTGACATATTATCATCATGTCCTTCCACACCTTTGGTATCATCATACTTAGGAGAGGAGATTCTCTGATCCAAAACGCACTCAGGTTTCAGAGATAGATGATCCTCTGCACCAGATATACCAGAGGACAACTTTGGATGTGCATCAAAATCTTCTGAAGTAACAGATACATCACAAGACCTAACGGTTGCTTTGCTTTCAGCATTCACTGAGAAAGAATCATGACTTGAATTGGCACTGAGCAAGTTACTTGCTTCACTGGCAGCATGTTGAAGGCTGCCACATTGTCTACCTTTAGAGCCAACATTGTCATTGTCAGAAAAATGACTTGCTGTTGTTTCGCGACATGTTTCATCAGAGAATTCATCAATCTTTGATCCCATGATAGCTATGTTGCGGTGCATACAAGATGAACAAGGAGCGGAACAGACGTTACAAGTTCCAGATTCTGTTCTCATATGATTTTTTAGACTCATGGAGCGCTTGCCAAACTTTCTTTCAGCCTGAGCTGTTACCTACTAGAAACAAAGAACAACTTAATAAAgccaagagaaagaaaaataataatggcagtccttaaaaagaaatatgttCTGAACagaaaatatttagataaatccCACTATAGTAGTAAATCCATGTCAAAATaggaaaactaaaattattttaaatgaacTAGAATGATCATCACTATATCTGCAGTAAGCATGATTCTAATTCAGTAACTTGTCTCAGTGCACATAAAATTTCCCCCAAAACTCCAGGCATACGAAAGTTGCCAACTAGGCTATCCTTGGTCCAAACCTTCAACTACCAATTAACTCCTTTTTTCTTAGATGACACTGTCAATGGTCTTAACATAAAGCAATCTATAAAATAGGCAATAAGAAAACATGTCCCAAAGAATACAGCCCAAACTTCCTTGGAAGCCTCATATTAGTACATGTTTTATACAAGGACATAATCTTGCCTTTTTAATATCCCACCCTCTAGCTTGGACAACAGTCTGTCATACTCTTGCAAAGCATCATAGAAagatagctttttttttttttaaatataactcGTTTTTTCCTGCTTCTATTCCCCAAAATAATACCCTGGAAACATTAAGGCAGggaaaacaaacataatatcTCAGAGCTTTATAATCAGCATCAGATTGGAGTTACATTTTCCATATCAACTGTCAAAAGTATTACAATACAATTGGTTTAGCCAATGCTTCCcatttatacaaaaattcattCCAAATGCTTACATTATCTTACTTGAGCATATAGCCAAGATGTGTAGACTTAGTGTGCTCTAAATTGTTcctttgtatataaaataatgccTTGGCCCCTCCTTTTCTTCAGAAAAAAGTCCACCCAGTTCATTAGAACAACTAAAGAAAACCCCCACCATACAAGCAGAAAATAATCCAAAAGAAAGCACCCAGTTCATTAAAACAACTAAACAAAACCCCCACCATATAAGCAGAAAAGAATCCAGAAGAATGACCATTGATATGgccttaattttatcttttgacAAAAAGAAACCGAAAAAAGACAAATACCAACATAGTCTAGACCATGATAAAAGAGGTCAATTCTTAAGAACAAATACAAGTCTAGAATATGTATTGACATGATCAAATTCAAGCttgtcaaaaagaaaacaaaatgtgtGATGGGCCATTCAACAACCATTTATACATGCAAGGATGCTAGCCTGAGATTAGAGCACAACAGACCACAAAGACCAAGGGTGCTACATTCTTCGATccataaaaacaataaaaagagtATATAACACAATGTTTTACCCAGCAATACATCGAATGTCTTGTTTTAGCCTTTTTATCATTCCTGTTTAAGATATGAACATACCCAAAGCTAAGAAACACAATTATATCTGACAATATGTTTCTATCTACTCCTACATTGTCAGGGTAAAAAAACTAAACGCCTTGATGTTTCCAGCAATCCACAACACATAGCAATAATAACAGCAATCATTCTAATTCCACTTCAATCAATCTTATATTAGTGCACAACAATGACTCAGTGTTGTGACTAGCCTCCTCATTTCTGGGAGTAAATATGTAGCTCACCTTGAAGACTCAACTATTTCCAAAACATAGGCAAAAATATTCCTAAGATTTTCGATCCAATCCATATTCGTAGGCTTCAAACCTACATCTTTTCCTATATGACAATttcgaaaattttgaattgcTATAATGTGGCTTCAGCAACATAGACACAAATGTATCCTACCCAAACTACTTCCAACTAACAAAACTTATCATTTCGAAGTAAATATAATCTTTAATCCACACCTACAATATCCTAACACTATTACAGCTCATTCCTGACTGTAAAAATGTTATATACCCATGTCTGCTATCAAGAATGCATTATTTCTAGTCCTTTTCCAGTCCAATTATACCCAGCATCCTTTAATAACATATTTGAAGGGCAAGATGTGAGGTCGACAGCATCTCTTATGGAGTACCAGAATCAGTCAATAAGTCACTATGTAACTGCTCTTTTCTGGTAAAAGGAACCAAAAGTATGTGTACTTATTCAAAAAGAACATATTAAAAGGAAGGACATGCTTAATATCTAGATGACTGTTTCCAGCGATTTAAAAGCACTAAAAAATGGAAGGCATAACCCAGCCAGAACAATCAAAGCCCAATAATTCAAGTCTTACAACCTAATTCACAGAAACAGCCCAACACTTACGCATCTTCTCCTAACAAACAACCCTCTGTTTCAAGGTTTTTCCAAGTTCTGTACTACCAAACAACTATTATTCCAATTCCTTCAAAGTTCCATTAACtcctaatatttttcaaaatttatcaatatgGCATATTTATGACGATGTCTGAAATCTTGACAAGACCACAACATTGGCAGTGGAAATAAAAAACTCCTTAGATAGAGGGgaatttagattttcaattgGTTAAACTACAACATTAATAGtcacataatttaattcatCATACACAGACTATAATTATTTCCCATAGAAAAATATGATCTTTTTCCCATTGCAACTAATCTTGAAAGTTATATAAACTCAAATGATAACAATCACACATTGTATTTCTCTCAGGCAAGTAGTTTAGTACAACGTTCACAAGGAGATAACTATCATATTAATGTTCATAATGGAAAGAGAGAGGTTCATGCAATTTCAAGAATACTAAAAGGCAACCGCCTAGCCCTACGCTAAGTTATCATTACCTTCTATtcaccaaaacctagaattaagtaatatttaaaCCATAGATAGTCTCATGCATTCTTTAAAACACATTAGGAGAGCTTCACAATCTCAGTTTTTCATACATGAACATGAAGGTAAAATGAACAAGAAATAAGAGGGAATTGCAGGAGTTTGAAGATAAGAAAACAATATGTAAATACCATTTTATCTCACCATATTCTTCTGGACATCAAGATCTGCTTCCTCTACTGGTCCTTGCATGCAGAAACTTACTCTCAAAACTGTTGTGACCTAAAAAGCCCATTAAAAATTGTATCGATTAGTACACCCAACACTGTTTACTGAGAAGCTGAAACATAGAACAATCTAACAGATATTAGATCAGTTTGGCAGCTCAATCACCAACAGCTTCAAACATATTTCACCTTTAATAAAAGAACAAACCCCAACAACACTCAGAAattaataaaggaaaagaaatttctaCAATTCCTCCAAGCAgctaaaaaccctaatttctaaTGAACAATCAAAACCCACCCATCCTAGTACAATAAAAATCCCAAACTATACAATCAAACAGAAatcaatacaatacaataaaacACCACTGATTCCCCTGATTCAAcaataaactcaatcaaaaatCCAAACTTAAAGAGAACCAATTAGCACAGTAATTGAAACACTAAATTagcaaaacagaaaaaaaaaaaaaaattaatcgtAAAACACCCTTGCCtctatttgataaattaattccGTTGCATTGCAGAGCTCCTCCACACTTTGTAGTTTGTTCCTTCCTTTTCGCTGCCAATCGATCGTCGACAGACCCTGACATCAAC contains:
- the LOC123220565 gene encoding uncharacterized protein LOC123220565 isoform X2 → MQGPVEEADLDVQKNMVTAQAERKFGKRSMSLKNHMRTESGTCNVCSAPCSSCMHRNIAIMGSKIDEFSDETCRETTASHFSDNDNVGSKGRQCGSLQHAASEASNLLSANSSHDSFSVNAESKATVRSCDVSVTSEDFDAHPKLSSGISGAEDHLSLKPECVLDQRISSPKYDDTKGVEGHDDNMSSVSRANDANTAVIHDDGYVDIKNLSHGPDLDCSLGPEASAKTPFSQKLSSDFDSEKKADTGCASPKVQSPFSHSHGDKLLIGGFPEYSTKISLKSEAEVENDSGEPPDKAFKISGHDEHHLKFNDYMQPPLQALSGNESEESDLIEQDVKVCDICGDAGREDLLAICSKCSDGAEHTYCMKEMLQKLPEGEWLCEECTFAEETENQKQDMEGKRTNKIATQSFGKRQAENLEPAVTAKRLAVETSLGPAKSSNPTRTAALSRDSSFKSIDKGKIKPASFVNVSSNDISETARSPTGPLLQTPKGTLLKSNSFSTLNSKPKVKVVAEVVPQKQKGSREQPALDMKEGFSRAMIKSQSFKSTNFGRTSTSESKFRALSPRLSQELKGLKQVKERNVFDKKNMLKLEKSHTGLATASAAVPTPKVGQKLISHGESVPLSSAGNNRESKIVKSEGKVSMLSKSNSNLARRGAEVPASPVGASSMNGISSSAEQKPNLIIPKDEPASSSSWTADRPSNNVEEILQDGLPRSLESTTQGESVSLTGPTLTTGSKGVTCQKCKEMGHNLESCPQVSGIDVPARKNPREGMIKGNKLKAAIEAAMHKLPVSYGRNRVTDQSDGLCMASVDLDCERASQEQSSVSNKMKNMISLEETREAQINIQNCSSDFYKQSTINHTKQFGANSSDLIVGDPSSTASLGKASMRDLSGHALAASSILLNVSAIPEREYIWQGGFEVHRGGKVSDLCGGIQAHLSSYASPKVLEMVNKFPQKIQLHEEPRLSTWPAKFHESGAKEDNIALYFFAKDHESYERNYKCLVDSMMKNDLALKGDLDGVELLIFPSSQLPENCQRWNLLFFLWGVFRARKVGCSDASKNSSTISGLNMVPLERDVPSDVRSLSQNPCLPEHVDKDKDSPASDSSHDLAPAFSCPYMTGVAVNGECNNKVSCDEQTSLGSQAQSQQRDGLDFGFTSRTAMATQLSQEMRCTTPPLEELPVCGQGSELKRSLEEIKTYISSNKVEKTEMHGGAPFFGEESSKLKILPVGDEVTVVSEKMPGLMIGGRNQVDLERSLKDDDGYIDPETALGRNLNFKVLNCQQSSHHKRPHLDLRETLSENSYTSQKMTWKEAFGDGESTSKKPKICFSGTYGSSSRDRDSFSDGFSSHRDDLHPSSSVEDKRCDVLCDEKVIPEDLGTTERYFFPVDPHVKDFRLGSNHMTWKERTSKDEDQFHDGFPNLELALGAEKKPPNKRMLPFFVGSVDKNNNQDNPRDKLADTGKEEDVSASLSLSLSFPFPDKEPQTVKPVVKTEQLLHERRRVDTSLFLFGGLLDK
- the LOC123220565 gene encoding uncharacterized protein LOC123220565 isoform X1; translated protein: MQGPVEEADLDVQKNMVTAQAERKFGKRSMSLKNHMRTESGTCNVCSAPCSSCMHRNIAIMGSKIDEFSDETCRETTASHFSDNDNVGSKGRQCGSLQHAASEASNLLSANSSHDSFSVNAESKATVRSCDVSVTSEDFDAHPKLSSGISGAEDHLSLKPECVLDQRISSPKYDDTKGVEGHDDNMSSVSRANDANTAVIHDDGYVDIKNLSHGPDLDCSLGPEASAKTPFSQKLSSDFDSEKKADTGCASPKVQSPFSHSHGDKLLIGGFPEYSTKISLKSEAEVENDSGEPPDKAFKISGHDEHHLKFNDYMQPPLQALSGNESEESDLIEQDVKVCDICGDAGREDLLAICSKCSDGAEHTYCMKEMLQKLPEGEWLCEECTFAEETENQKQVLDMEGKRTNKIATQSFGKRQAENLEPAVTAKRLAVETSLGPAKSSNPTRTAALSRDSSFKSIDKGKIKPASFVNVSSNDISETARSPTGPLLQTPKGTLLKSNSFSTLNSKPKVKVVAEVVPQKQKGSREQPALDMKEGFSRAMIKSQSFKSTNFGRTSTSESKFRALSPRLSQELKGLKQVKERNVFDKKNMLKLEKSHTGLATASAAVPTPKVGQKLISHGESVPLSSAGNNRESKIVKSEGKVSMLSKSNSNLARRGAEVPASPVGASSMNGISSSAEQKPNLIIPKDEPASSSSWTADRPSNNVEEILQDGLPRSLESTTQGESVSLTGPTLTTGSKGVTCQKCKEMGHNLESCPQVSGIDVPARKNPREGMIKGNKLKAAIEAAMHKLPVSYGRNRVTDQSDGLCMASVDLDCERASQEQSSVSNKMKNMISLEETREAQINIQNCSSDFYKQSTINHTKQFGANSSDLIVGDPSSTASLGKASMRDLSGHALAASSILLNVSAIPEREYIWQGGFEVHRGGKVSDLCGGIQAHLSSYASPKVLEMVNKFPQKIQLHEEPRLSTWPAKFHESGAKEDNIALYFFAKDHESYERNYKCLVDSMMKNDLALKGDLDGVELLIFPSSQLPENCQRWNLLFFLWGVFRARKVGCSDASKNSSTISGLNMVPLERDVPSDVRSLSQNPCLPEHVDKDKDSPASDSSHDLAPAFSCPYMTGVAVNGECNNKVSCDEQTSLGSQAQSQQRDGLDFGFTSRTAMATQLSQEMRCTTPPLEELPVCGQGSELKRSLEEIKTYISSNKVEKTEMHGGAPFFGEESSKLKILPVGDEVTVVSEKMPGLMIGGRNQVDLERSLKDDDGYIDPETALGRNLNFKVLNCQQSSHHKRPHLDLRETLSENSYTSQKMTWKEAFGDGESTSKKPKICFSGTYGSSSRDRDSFSDGFSSHRDDLHPSSSVEDKRCDVLCDEKVIPEDLGTTERYFFPVDPHVKDFRLGSNHMTWKERTSKDEDQFHDGFPNLELALGAEKKPPNKRMLPFFVGSVDKNNNQDNPRDKLADTGKEEDVSASLSLSLSFPFPDKEPQTVKPVVKTEQLLHERRRVDTSLFLFGGLLDK
- the LOC123220565 gene encoding uncharacterized protein LOC123220565 isoform X4, with product MSLKNHMRTESGTCNVCSAPCSSCMHRNIAIMGSKIDEFSDETCRETTASHFSDNDNVGSKGRQCGSLQHAASEASNLLSANSSHDSFSVNAESKATVRSCDVSVTSEDFDAHPKLSSGISGAEDHLSLKPECVLDQRISSPKYDDTKGVEGHDDNMSSVSRANDANTAVIHDDGYVDIKNLSHGPDLDCSLGPEASAKTPFSQKLSSDFDSEKKADTGCASPKVQSPFSHSHGDKLLIGGFPEYSTKISLKSEAEVENDSGEPPDKAFKISGHDEHHLKFNDYMQPPLQALSGNESEESDLIEQDVKVCDICGDAGREDLLAICSKCSDGAEHTYCMKEMLQKLPEGEWLCEECTFAEETENQKQVLDMEGKRTNKIATQSFGKRQAENLEPAVTAKRLAVETSLGPAKSSNPTRTAALSRDSSFKSIDKGKIKPASFVNVSSNDISETARSPTGPLLQTPKGTLLKSNSFSTLNSKPKVKVVAEVVPQKQKGSREQPALDMKEGFSRAMIKSQSFKSTNFGRTSTSESKFRALSPRLSQELKGLKQVKERNVFDKKNMLKLEKSHTGLATASAAVPTPKVGQKLISHGESVPLSSAGNNRESKIVKSEGKVSMLSKSNSNLARRGAEVPASPVGASSMNGISSSAEQKPNLIIPKDEPASSSSWTADRPSNNVEEILQDGLPRSLESTTQGESVSLTGPTLTTGSKGVTCQKCKEMGHNLESCPQVSGIDVPARKNPREGMIKGNKLKAAIEAAMHKLPVSYGRNRVTDQSDGLCMASVDLDCERASQEQSSVSNKMKNMISLEETREAQINIQNCSSDFYKQSTINHTKQFGANSSDLIVGDPSSTASLGKASMRDLSGHALAASSILLNVSAIPEREYIWQGGFEVHRGGKVSDLCGGIQAHLSSYASPKVLEMVNKFPQKIQLHEEPRLSTWPAKFHESGAKEDNIALYFFAKDHESYERNYKCLVDSMMKNDLALKGDLDGVELLIFPSSQLPENCQRWNLLFFLWGVFRARKVGCSDASKNSSTISGLNMVPLERDVPSDVRSLSQNPCLPEHVDKDKDSPASDSSHDLAPAFSCPYMTGVAVNGECNNKVSCDEQTSLGSQAQSQQRDGLDFGFTSRTAMATQLSQEMRCTTPPLEELPVCGQGSELKRSLEEIKTYISSNKVEKTEMHGGAPFFGEESSKLKILPVGDEVTVVSEKMPGLMIGGRNQVDLERSLKDDDGYIDPETALGRNLNFKVLNCQQSSHHKRPHLDLRETLSENSYTSQKMTWKEAFGDGESTSKKPKICFSGTYGSSSRDRDSFSDGFSSHRDDLHPSSSVEDKRCDVLCDEKVIPEDLGTTERYFFPVDPHVKDFRLGSNHMTWKERTSKDEDQFHDGFPNLELALGAEKKPPNKRMLPFFVGSVDKNNNQDNPRDKLADTGKEEDVSASLSLSLSFPFPDKEPQTVKPVVKTEQLLHERRRVDTSLFLFGGLLDK